The Fibrobacter sp. UWR4 genome includes a window with the following:
- a CDS encoding co-chaperone GroES family protein — translation MLNPLKNIVVIGDRILIKPLEAANKTSSGLYLPPSVKEHDSVHTGLVVKVGPGYPIPANQDPDAAFRGESGDAVNYVPLQVKEGDEALYLHANGTELEVGGERYVIISQNAVLLVVRPEVPDDVSSIDSL, via the coding sequence ATGCTGAATCCCCTGAAGAATATTGTTGTTATTGGTGATCGAATCTTGATCAAGCCCCTGGAAGCTGCCAACAAGACCAGCAGTGGCCTTTATTTGCCTCCCAGCGTAAAGGAACATGATTCTGTCCATACGGGGCTAGTGGTAAAGGTGGGCCCGGGTTACCCGATTCCCGCAAATCAGGATCCCGATGCAGCTTTCCGTGGTGAATCCGGCGATGCGGTGAACTATGTTCCCCTCCAGGTGAAGGAAGGTGACGAGGCCTTGTATCTCCATGCGAACGGTACGGAGCTGGAAGTGGGTGGCGAACGCTACGTCATTATTTCCCAGAATGCCGTATTGCTGGTGGTTCGCCCGGAAGTCCCGGACGATGTTTCCTCCATCGATTCTTTGTAA
- a CDS encoding DUF3450 family protein: protein MKIKLLTVLLFTAVFVSYANADVDSDIRDMQLEKEKLNSEIAKLNSQIAATDSMLKADDKRYKTLQERYKQDKERRKSEIDSLNIKIKDVAGQLQQERNKQAHAKNRSENVKSKRKALSVALATISKRLEFQISQTLPWDRETRLDRAKSLTRDIEGGNASEEEAFSRLKALIAEETKFGDEVAIINSPLTRKNGELINAQILRIGNQWMVYSDENGTVYGALVRKAGEQAGTVEYEWVEDLNLAERDAIRFALDVKQAKKPPQMVNLPVSLSIVREGK from the coding sequence ATGAAAATAAAACTACTGACAGTTCTTTTGTTTACTGCGGTGTTTGTCAGCTATGCCAACGCCGATGTAGATTCCGATATTCGGGACATGCAGCTGGAAAAGGAAAAGCTGAACAGCGAAATTGCAAAACTGAACTCCCAGATTGCGGCAACCGATTCCATGCTGAAGGCGGACGACAAACGTTACAAGACCTTGCAGGAACGCTACAAACAGGACAAGGAACGTCGCAAGTCCGAAATCGATTCCTTGAACATCAAGATTAAGGATGTGGCAGGTCAGCTCCAGCAGGAACGCAATAAGCAGGCCCATGCCAAGAATCGTAGCGAAAACGTAAAATCCAAACGTAAGGCTTTGAGCGTTGCTCTTGCTACCATCAGCAAGCGGCTGGAATTCCAGATTTCCCAGACGCTTCCCTGGGATCGTGAAACTCGCCTGGATCGTGCCAAGTCCTTGACTCGTGACATTGAAGGAGGCAATGCTTCCGAAGAAGAAGCCTTCTCCCGCCTGAAGGCTCTCATCGCAGAAGAAACCAAGTTCGGTGATGAAGTTGCCATCATCAATTCTCCGCTGACCCGCAAGAACGGAGAACTGATCAACGCACAGATTCTCCGCATTGGAAATCAGTGGATGGTCTACAGCGATGAAAACGGAACTGTCTATGGCGCCCTGGTCCGTAAGGCGGGCGAACAGGCCGGAACTGTGGAATATGAATGGGTGGAAGACTTGAACCTGGCAGAACGTGACGCGATCCGTTTTGCCTTGGATGTAAAGCAGGCCAAGAAACCTCCCCAGATGGTAAATCTGCCGGTCAGTCTCTCTATCGTAAGGGAGGGTAAGTAA
- a CDS encoding M6 family metalloprotease domain-containing protein produces MLKFLTVVFVLCGSLWAMPALDRFFAISQPDGSSLRVRPVGNESHHFKVTENGFVVDRDSAGYFCYVREDGQVSNVRAHDSENQTAEELSFLNSLNKEEVLRVVKSQKTSRTFGSIHKAEGSFEPADFVPAMRLMPKANSLANKGEKKALVILVQFSDVKFKSDDPKAQFESFLNEEGYSVNGNLGSVKDYFTDNSSGKFIPDFDVVGPVTISGQAYKSYGNYSRYEMYGGAFALMEALDTLVNQKSVDFTQYDSDKDGYLDFVHMIYAGVGSNDSPQDSAIWPHMYYLSASNYRVYGMPSQGKRVASSGSGFRKSYTYVDAYACSNELDGKTWETNRNSSKIVGVGGFAHEFSHLLGLGDHYSAESNLYTLSVWDLMDGGAYNISNSSAVLGSAPPYYSAFEKEYLGWSKSVEISEGDGFELLPVQENASVKVTNPKNTDEFYVMEYRNRSKWDVGLPNHGMLIWHIDYDDSAWIKSEINTSKRMRVDIVEADGAANYQTITSDVFPGTSRLRRYDSFSKFVTWDGTDLGVHLSSIAEANDYSKVSFNVKFGDFYELPPESSSSEEMVVESSSSSLELVDASSSSEEVAEDNSDPVETDFVRNQLGAAGLMVSRKGGVLKVSGMPQGLKVVRVFSLNGNLLKTLQVETDFISLDVDRRFGKTPVIIQIAQNRKIIAVVPLK; encoded by the coding sequence GTGTTAAAGTTTTTAACCGTTGTGTTTGTCCTTTGCGGAAGTCTTTGGGCTATGCCTGCCCTGGATCGCTTTTTCGCAATATCACAACCGGACGGAAGTTCTTTACGTGTCCGCCCCGTGGGTAACGAAAGCCATCATTTTAAGGTGACCGAAAATGGTTTCGTAGTGGACCGGGATAGCGCCGGTTACTTCTGCTATGTCAGGGAAGATGGTCAGGTTTCCAACGTTCGTGCCCATGACAGCGAAAATCAGACTGCTGAGGAATTGAGCTTCCTGAATTCCCTGAATAAAGAGGAAGTCTTGAGAGTGGTGAAGTCGCAAAAGACTTCCCGCACCTTCGGAAGTATCCATAAGGCAGAAGGCAGTTTTGAACCTGCAGATTTTGTTCCCGCCATGCGACTTATGCCGAAAGCCAATTCTCTAGCTAATAAGGGGGAGAAAAAGGCCTTGGTGATTTTAGTCCAGTTTAGCGATGTCAAGTTCAAGTCTGACGATCCTAAGGCTCAGTTTGAGAGTTTCCTTAACGAAGAGGGGTACAGTGTCAACGGCAATCTTGGAAGCGTGAAGGATTATTTCACGGACAACTCTTCCGGAAAGTTTATTCCCGATTTTGATGTGGTTGGACCTGTGACCATTTCTGGACAAGCCTATAAGAGTTATGGCAATTATTCTCGGTATGAAATGTACGGCGGTGCTTTTGCCTTGATGGAGGCGCTGGATACTCTCGTGAATCAAAAATCCGTAGATTTCACCCAGTATGATAGCGACAAGGATGGATATCTGGATTTTGTCCATATGATTTATGCTGGTGTTGGCTCCAACGATTCGCCCCAGGATTCCGCCATCTGGCCCCATATGTACTACTTGTCCGCATCCAACTATCGGGTGTATGGCATGCCTTCTCAGGGAAAGAGGGTCGCCTCCTCTGGAAGTGGATTCAGAAAGAGCTATACCTATGTGGACGCTTACGCTTGTTCCAACGAACTGGATGGAAAAACTTGGGAAACGAATAGGAATTCTTCGAAGATTGTAGGCGTTGGCGGCTTTGCCCATGAGTTTAGTCATCTGTTGGGCTTGGGAGACCATTATTCCGCCGAAAGTAACTTGTATACTCTTTCCGTATGGGACCTGATGGATGGGGGTGCCTATAATATCAGCAACTCGTCCGCCGTTCTTGGTAGCGCTCCGCCTTATTATTCTGCTTTTGAAAAGGAGTATTTGGGCTGGTCAAAGTCTGTGGAAATTTCCGAAGGGGACGGCTTTGAATTGCTGCCTGTTCAGGAAAACGCATCCGTTAAGGTGACGAATCCGAAAAATACGGATGAGTTTTATGTGATGGAATACCGCAATCGTTCCAAGTGGGACGTAGGACTTCCCAATCATGGCATGTTGATTTGGCATATTGACTACGATGATTCTGCCTGGATTAAATCTGAAATCAATACTTCCAAAAGAATGCGTGTGGATATTGTGGAAGCGGATGGTGCTGCCAATTACCAGACGATAACGTCGGACGTATTTCCAGGTACATCCCGCTTGAGAAGATATGATTCCTTCAGTAAGTTTGTGACATGGGACGGAACGGATCTGGGTGTTCACCTTTCAAGCATCGCGGAAGCGAATGACTATAGCAAGGTTTCTTTTAATGTGAAGTTTGGTGATTTTTATGAGCTGCCGCCTGAAAGTTCGTCCAGTGAAGAAATGGTCGTAGAGTCGAGTTCCTCTAGTTTGGAGCTGGTAGATGCAAGCTCTAGTAGCGAAGAAGTTGCTGAAGATAACAGCGATCCTGTGGAAACGGACTTTGTTCGTAATCAGCTTGGTGCAGCCGGGTTGATGGTTTCTAGAAAGGGCGGAGTTTTGAAAGTTTCTGGCATGCCCCAGGGACTCAAGGTGGTTCGGGTATTTTCCTTGAATGGCAACCTGCTTAAGACCCTTCAGGTAGAAACGGACTTCATTTCTCTGGATGTGGACCGTCGCTTCGGGAAAACGCCTGTTATTATACAAATTGCTCAAAATCGCAAAATTATAGCTGTCGTCCCTTTGAAATAA
- a CDS encoding TonB-dependent siderophore receptor: protein MRLSRIFTVFVLLLVAFPVWSVAQEGTTAEGLPKEKKILFQGVVQDTSFAADEKLNVEILETGEALQTTVGTPFQVELPEDTLWNVCVTNSDTSGAEKEKCYELVYLGQDSVFSHVLGDVGVTDSSTVPSDVQEQPMPNQVRHDESVAAVDKPAEDDVDVDALLAAGKENGKVTEMKKVVVQLRRRPKRKAGESVVSAKSIKRMPGLGEADVIRSIQQLPGVVASSDFSTKIYVRGGAADQNLFLYDNAVVYSPTHFFGLFSTFLVETIDGVEFYKSGFPAQYGNRLSSVLKMDGRAGGSDSTEEWFSKSSVKISTFAAQLHTEGHKGNARWILAGRTTYIGYILDACNAIGLLDLDIDYEFTDLQGDFIYDFSSDTHLKFSFYVGQDVLAFDPLYVDWGNVAIPINFSHRIDGNWDYNATFAFSRFYQTMELTDLINIGQDLYTFAGKQWLNYRGIDNHVFTVGYELEYDWDKFYEYISSMKVADVQKPLHHVLYGQDAWRLNDDWLLTYGLRLNYQDLSEDFGIEPRVSLVWNIDEKRTMEFYAGHYLQYMNSIMFGDGESLNEFYYPSVTTSKGKHLEPARSNLFAVEYKQAQIADEYDFTAGVYFKTQNNLNTFMMKQDSTDETAAADFLLADNFGTAEGYSLGYELSLRKEKGAVFGGINWSQSLSVLKANDGTKAYFPSWHQPYAVKLDAGINWKGEDGIWPHEKKGRYFRSSVVLKYSAGMPISEYLGYFYQQKMEDQTYRENIQVIPGSRNAGRQTDYFRIDVKAIDIGRENKWSFSWTIINLTDHENMFYTYYDTNKNPPEYKTVSQFPFLPIMLNYEYYF from the coding sequence ATGCGCCTATCCCGTATTTTTACAGTTTTTGTTTTACTGTTAGTTGCGTTCCCGGTGTGGAGCGTGGCTCAGGAAGGCACAACTGCAGAAGGCCTGCCGAAGGAGAAAAAAATTCTCTTTCAGGGAGTGGTTCAGGATACTTCCTTTGCCGCTGATGAAAAACTGAATGTGGAAATTCTCGAGACGGGAGAGGCTCTCCAGACGACTGTAGGGACGCCTTTCCAGGTGGAACTTCCCGAAGACACTCTGTGGAATGTGTGCGTTACCAATTCCGATACCTCTGGCGCCGAGAAGGAAAAATGCTACGAGCTGGTTTACCTGGGGCAGGATTCCGTCTTTAGCCATGTGCTGGGAGATGTGGGCGTTACGGATTCTTCGACAGTGCCAAGCGACGTTCAAGAACAGCCGATGCCGAATCAAGTTCGGCATGACGAGAGTGTGGCTGCTGTCGATAAGCCTGCAGAAGATGATGTGGATGTGGACGCCCTTCTTGCTGCTGGCAAGGAAAACGGCAAGGTAACGGAAATGAAGAAGGTGGTGGTGCAGTTGCGTCGCCGCCCCAAGCGTAAGGCGGGTGAATCCGTGGTTTCCGCCAAGTCTATCAAGCGTATGCCGGGCCTTGGTGAAGCGGACGTGATTCGAAGCATCCAGCAGTTGCCCGGCGTGGTGGCAAGTTCCGACTTCAGTACGAAAATTTATGTTCGTGGCGGGGCGGCCGACCAGAACCTTTTCCTGTACGATAATGCGGTGGTGTATTCTCCTACGCACTTCTTCGGCCTTTTCAGTACCTTCCTGGTGGAGACCATCGACGGCGTGGAATTTTACAAGAGCGGTTTCCCGGCGCAGTACGGTAACCGCCTGAGTTCCGTGTTGAAGATGGACGGACGTGCTGGTGGAAGCGATTCGACCGAAGAATGGTTCAGCAAGAGTAGCGTCAAGATCAGTACCTTTGCGGCACAGCTCCATACGGAAGGACACAAAGGCAATGCCCGCTGGATTTTGGCGGGACGAACCACTTACATTGGCTACATTCTGGATGCCTGTAATGCCATTGGCCTTTTGGATTTGGATATTGACTACGAGTTTACGGACCTGCAGGGCGATTTCATTTATGACTTTTCCTCGGATACTCACTTGAAGTTCAGTTTCTATGTGGGGCAGGATGTGCTGGCTTTTGACCCGTTGTATGTGGACTGGGGCAATGTGGCCATTCCTATAAATTTCTCCCATCGCATTGACGGAAACTGGGACTACAATGCGACTTTCGCTTTCAGCCGTTTTTATCAGACCATGGAACTGACGGACTTGATCAACATTGGCCAGGATCTATATACTTTTGCAGGTAAACAGTGGCTGAACTATCGCGGCATTGACAATCATGTGTTTACAGTGGGCTATGAGCTGGAATATGACTGGGACAAGTTCTACGAATACATTTCCAGCATGAAGGTGGCGGATGTCCAGAAGCCGCTCCATCATGTGCTTTACGGTCAGGATGCCTGGCGCTTGAATGACGATTGGCTGCTGACTTATGGCCTGCGCTTGAATTATCAGGACCTTTCCGAAGATTTCGGAATTGAACCTCGTGTGTCACTGGTGTGGAATATTGATGAAAAGAGAACCATGGAATTTTATGCGGGTCATTACCTCCAGTATATGAACTCCATCATGTTCGGCGATGGCGAATCCCTCAATGAATTCTATTATCCGTCGGTTACCACCTCCAAGGGAAAACATCTGGAACCCGCCCGATCCAACCTCTTTGCGGTGGAATACAAGCAGGCGCAAATTGCGGATGAATACGATTTTACAGCGGGTGTCTATTTCAAGACCCAGAACAACTTGAACACCTTCATGATGAAACAGGACTCTACCGACGAAACTGCTGCAGCGGACTTCCTGCTGGCGGATAACTTCGGGACGGCGGAGGGTTATTCCCTAGGCTATGAGCTTTCCCTGAGAAAGGAGAAGGGGGCGGTCTTTGGCGGTATCAACTGGAGCCAGAGTCTGAGTGTCCTGAAGGCAAACGACGGAACGAAGGCCTATTTCCCCAGCTGGCATCAGCCTTACGCCGTCAAGCTGGATGCAGGTATTAACTGGAAAGGAGAGGACGGAATCTGGCCTCACGAGAAGAAGGGACGCTATTTCAGATCTTCCGTGGTTCTCAAGTATTCTGCAGGTATGCCCATCAGCGAATATCTAGGCTATTTCTACCAGCAGAAAATGGAAGACCAGACCTATCGTGAAAACATCCAGGTGATTCCCGGTTCCCGCAATGCGGGCCGCCAGACGGACTACTTCCGCATCGACGTGAAGGCCATCGATATCGGCCGCGAAAACAAGTGGAGCTTTAGCTGGACAATCATTAACTTGACTGACCACGAGAACATGTTCTACACCTACTACGATACCAATAAGAACCCGCCCGAGTATAAGACCGTCTCTCAGTTCCCCTTTTTGCCCATTATGCTGAACTATGAGTATTATTTCTAG
- a CDS encoding ABC-F family ATP-binding cassette domain-containing protein has product MIQVQNVSKSFGMQVLLDQASFLVGDHERVGLVGRNGCGKSTLFKMILGQECLDGGTIDIPKKYTIGYLQQHINFTHKTVHEEACSVLKPNEDGWIEEHKVEAILFGLGFDEESMSKDPMLLSGGFQIRLNLAKVLASEPDMLLLDEPTNYLDIVSMRWLSRFLRNWKGEVLLITHDHHFMDEVCTHTVGIHRHKIRKVKGTVEKLRETIAEEEEVAMRTQENEAKKKAQLDQLIERFRYKAAKAAMVQSKIKAAAKLANGERLTHERNLEFSFTEAPFPGKRMLQIHNLAFKYGDGPELFSDLEFEVFKGDRIAIIGPNGRGKTTLLNLIAKELNPTTGEICHNPNLQINYFGQTNINRLNLDNSVEEEIASAIAEVSQKSRARGLAGLMMFSGDNALKKIKVLSGGERSRVLLGKILASQCNMLLLDEPTNHLDMESIESLIDALDDYEGTAMVVTHDEELLHAFANRLVVFDGGKCRIFEGSYADFLEKVGWAAEKKPGGMDGDNAKLSNIDVTKDAPTASAAPSAKMDRKARADYIAERSKIIKPLEKAIAKIEDDIAKAEELSGALEAKLVAASESGDGNAITSIAKEMDDIKKKIDDLYTQYEVKNAELEAANDKYPLD; this is encoded by the coding sequence GTGATCCAAGTACAGAATGTTTCCAAGTCTTTCGGCATGCAGGTCCTTCTGGACCAGGCAAGCTTTCTCGTAGGTGACCACGAACGCGTCGGTCTCGTAGGTCGTAATGGTTGCGGCAAGTCCACCCTCTTCAAGATGATTCTTGGCCAGGAATGCCTGGATGGTGGAACCATCGATATTCCAAAAAAATACACCATCGGATATTTGCAGCAGCACATTAACTTCACCCACAAAACGGTGCACGAAGAAGCCTGCAGTGTGCTGAAGCCTAATGAAGATGGATGGATCGAAGAACACAAAGTGGAAGCAATCCTTTTCGGTCTGGGTTTCGACGAAGAATCCATGAGCAAGGATCCTATGCTCCTTTCCGGTGGTTTCCAGATTCGTTTGAATCTCGCCAAGGTGCTGGCCTCTGAACCGGACATGCTGTTGCTGGATGAACCCACCAACTACCTGGACATTGTTTCCATGCGTTGGCTCAGCCGTTTCCTGCGCAACTGGAAAGGCGAAGTACTTCTCATCACCCATGACCATCATTTCATGGACGAAGTCTGCACCCATACCGTGGGCATTCACCGCCACAAGATCCGCAAGGTCAAGGGAACCGTAGAAAAGCTCCGGGAAACCATTGCCGAAGAAGAAGAAGTGGCAATGCGCACCCAGGAAAACGAAGCCAAGAAGAAGGCCCAGCTGGACCAGCTCATTGAACGTTTCCGCTACAAGGCCGCAAAGGCCGCCATGGTGCAGTCCAAGATCAAGGCAGCGGCTAAGCTCGCCAACGGTGAACGCCTCACCCACGAACGCAACCTGGAATTCAGCTTTACGGAAGCTCCCTTCCCAGGCAAGCGAATGCTCCAGATTCACAATCTGGCATTCAAGTACGGTGACGGTCCGGAACTTTTCAGCGATTTGGAATTCGAAGTATTCAAGGGCGACCGTATTGCAATCATCGGTCCCAACGGCCGTGGTAAAACCACGCTCTTGAACCTGATCGCAAAGGAACTAAATCCCACTACCGGAGAAATCTGCCACAATCCCAATCTGCAGATCAACTACTTCGGTCAGACAAACATCAACCGCCTGAACCTCGACAATTCCGTCGAAGAGGAAATCGCAAGCGCCATCGCGGAAGTCTCCCAGAAGAGCCGTGCCCGCGGTCTTGCAGGCCTCATGATGTTCAGCGGCGACAACGCCCTGAAGAAAATCAAGGTCCTCTCCGGTGGTGAACGCAGCCGCGTGCTGTTGGGCAAGATTCTTGCAAGCCAGTGCAACATGCTGCTGCTGGACGAACCCACCAACCATCTGGATATGGAATCCATCGAAAGCCTTATCGACGCGCTGGACGACTACGAAGGAACAGCCATGGTGGTGACCCATGACGAAGAACTGCTACACGCCTTTGCAAACCGCCTGGTGGTTTTCGACGGTGGCAAGTGCCGCATCTTCGAAGGCTCCTACGCCGACTTCCTCGAAAAGGTAGGCTGGGCTGCCGAAAAGAAGCCCGGCGGAATGGACGGGGACAACGCCAAACTTTCCAACATCGACGTGACCAAGGACGCTCCCACTGCAAGTGCTGCACCTTCTGCAAAGATGGACCGCAAGGCCCGCGCCGACTACATCGCCGAACGTTCCAAGATCATCAAGCCGCTGGAAAAGGCTATCGCAAAGATTGAGGATGATATCGCCAAGGCCGAGGAACTTTCAGGCGCATTGGAAGCAAAACTGGTGGCCGCCTCCGAAAGTGGTGATGGAAATGCAATCACTTCAATTGCAAAGGAAATGGACGACATCAAGAAAAAGATCGACGATCTCTATACTCAGTACGAAGTAAAGAACGCCGAGCTTGAAGCCGCCAACGATAAGTACCCGCTGGATTAA